The region TTCAGGAATCTCCATGTTCCAAGGGTTGTCCCGTTTAATTAAAAAGTTTTATGCTCATTAATCTAATGATTAATAATGATTTTCTAATCAACTATTTTAACTTTTTTAAATGGCCAGTTACAGAAAACTTTATATATTAGATACTCGAAAATACTAACCAGATGTTAGTGAGAAACAGTAACGATAAAGACCTCGGAGCGTTGCTGGAACTGCTGGCGAATGAGGGCAGAAGGAGAATACTCGAACTGCTCACAAAGAAGCCGTGCTACATCAGCGAAATTTCCTACTCCCTCAGAATGGCTCCAAAGGTCGTTCTGGAACATCTCGAAAAGCTCGAAAGAGCCGGGATAGTTCGAAGTTACGAAGACGGCAGAAGGAGGTATTACTACATAGACAGGACGATCAGCATAAGCATAACACTGTCGCCGCACAGGTTCAAAATTGAAAGTGTGGAGCGAAGCGGCGACATGTCTGAGGTGTTCAGAGATCTCAGAGAAATGTTTGAACAATCAATCAGCCAGAACAGCAGAGATCTATTTGAAAAACTTTCGAAAATGGAAAAGGCGTTCAGAGACATTCAGAGAGACATATCCGACAGGATAGACGAGCTGATAGACAGGATGATACTCAAGATAGATGAAACTCTGACTGAAGACCTCGAGAAGATTGTCCTGTATGGTCTGATCAAGGGTCTCGATACCCCTGAAAAAATATCCAGAATATTTGGAATTTCACATGAAGAGGTGATTGTGGTCTTGAACAATCTTGAAAAAAGAGGATTGGTTGCGAGAATGGAGGAAAATGGTGTTGTCAGGTTCATACCAACATTTGGAGGTGTTGTAAATG is a window of Geoglobus acetivorans DNA encoding:
- a CDS encoding ArsR family transcriptional regulator, with the translated sequence MLVRNSNDKDLGALLELLANEGRRRILELLTKKPCYISEISYSLRMAPKVVLEHLEKLERAGIVRSYEDGRRRYYYIDRTISISITLSPHRFKIESVERSGDMSEVFRDLREMFEQSISQNSRDLFEKLSKMEKAFRDIQRDISDRIDELIDRMILKIDETLTEDLEKIVLYGLIKGLDTPEKISRIFGISHEEVIVVLNNLEKRGLVARMEENGVVRFIPTFGGVVNE